The DNA window ACGTTCTCACCAGCACGGCCTTCGTCCAGCAGTTTGCGGAACATTTCAACGCCAGTACAGGTAGACTTAACGGTGTCTTTGATACCAACGATTTCAACTTCTTCGCCAACTTTGATGATACCGCGCTCAACACGACCGGTAACAACGGTACCACGACCGGAGATGGAGAATACGTCTTCGATTGGCAGCAGGAACGGCTTGTCGATTGCACGCTCTGGCTCTGGGATGTAGCTGTCCAGGGCTTCGGCCAGTTCGATGATTTTCGCTTCCCACTCAGCTTCGCCTTCCAGCGCTTTCAGCGCGGAACCGCGGATTACTGGCAGGTCGTCGCCTGGGAAGTCGTAAGCGGACAGCAGTTCGCGAACTTCCATTTCTACCAGTTCCAGCAGCTCTTCATCATCAACCATGTCGCATTTGTTCATGAATACGATGATGAAAGGAACGCCAACCTGACGACCCAGCAGGATGTGCTCACGGGTCTGAGGCATTGGGCCGTCAGTCGCAGCTACTACCAGGATCGCGCCGTCCATCTGAGCAGCACCGGTGATCATGTTTTTCACGTAGTCGGCGTGCCCTGGGCAGTCAACGTGCGCGTAGTGACGAGTCGGGGTGTCATACTCAACGTGAGAGGTGTTGATGGTGATACCACGAGCTTTTTCTTCTGGCGCGTTATCGATCTGGTCGAAAGCACGTGCAGAACCGCCGTAGGTTTTAGCCAGTACGGTAGTGATCGCTGCAGTCAGGGTAGTTTTACCGTGGTCAACGTGGCCGATAGTACCAACGTTAACGTGCGGTTTTGTACGTTCAAATTTTTCTTTAGACACGGCTATATTCCTTACTATAGCGCTCTCCCCTTCTGGAGAGAGCACGGGACTTTGGTTTTAACCCTGCGGCTTATTTGCCACGGGCTTCGATTACGGCCTGAGCGACGTTGTTCGGTGCATCATCATACTTCAGGAATTCCATGGTGTATGATGCGCGACCTTTAGTCAGAGAACGCAGCTGAGTTGCGTAGCCGAACATTTCGGACAACGGTACTTCAGCGTGGATCTTAACGCCAGTCACTTCAGATTCCTGACCGCGCAGCATGCCGCGACGACGGCTCAAGTCACCGATAACGTCACCGGTGTTCTCTTCTGGAGTCTCAACTTCAACCTTCATGATAGGCTCAAGCAGAACTGGTTTCGCTTTCTTAAAGCCTTCTTTAAAGGCGATAGACGCGGCCAGTTTAAACGCCAGTTCAGAGGAGTCAACGTCGTGGTAAGAACCGAAGTGCAGACGAATACCCATGTCTACTACCGGGTAACCAGCCAACGGACCAGACTTAAGCTGCTCCTGGATGCCTTTATCAACGGCAGGGATGTATTCGCCAGGAATTACACCACCTTTGATGTCGTTGACGAACTCGTAACCTTTCGGGTTAGAGCCCGGCTCCAGTGGGTACATGTCGATCACAACGTGACCGTACTGACCGCGACCACCAGACTGCTTGGCGTGCTTACCTTCAACATCGGTAATCTTCGCGCGAATCGCTTCGCGGTAAGCTACCTGAGGTTTGCCCACGTTAGCTTCAACGTTGAATTCACGCTTCATGCGGTCAACGATGATGTCGAGGTGCAGTTCACCCATACCGGCGATGATGGTCTGGTTAGACTCTTCGTCAGTCCATACGCGGAATGACGGGTCTTCTTTAGCCAGACGGCCCAGAGCCAGACCCATTTTTTCCTGGTCAGCTTTGGTTTTTGGTTCAACGGCGATAGAGATTACCGGCTCAGGGAATTCCATACGCTCCAGGATGATTGGAGAGTCTGGATCACACAGGGTGTCCCCGGTGGTCACGTCTTTCAGACCGATCGCAGCGGCGATGTCGCCTGCGCGAACTTCTTTGATCTCTTCACGCTTGTTGGCGTGCATCTGAACGATACGGCCGAAACGCTCGCGCGCAGCCTTAACGGAGTTCAGCACGGTGTCGCCGGAGTTAACAACGCCGGAGTACACGCGGAAGAAGGTCAGGTTACCCACGAACGGGTCGGTAGCGATTTTGAACGCCAGCGCAGAGAACGGCTCGTCATCACTTGCGTGACGCTCAGCCGGAGTGTCTTTGCCATCGTCCAGGATACCGTTGATCGCAGGAACGTCAGTTGGTGCCGGCAGGTATTCGATTACCGCATCCAGCATCGCCTGTACGCCTTTGTTCTTGAACGCAGAACCACAGGTAACCAGGATGATTTCGTTGTTCAGCACGCGCTGACGCAGAGCGGATTTGATTTCTTCCTCGGTCAGCTCTTCGCCGCCCAGGTATTTTTCCATCAGCTCTTCGGAAGCTTCCGCAGCGGACTCGATCAGGTTCTGGCGCCATTCTTCAGCCAGGTCCATCATGTCAGCCGGCACGTCTTCGTATTCGAAGGTTACGCCTGCGTCTTCTTCGTTCCAGTTGATCGCCTTCATTTTCACCAGGTCGATAACGCCGGTGAATTTGTCTTCTGCGCCGATAGCCAGCTGCAGAGGAACAGGGTTGGCGCCCAGACGAGATTTGATCTGGCCTACAACTTTCAGGAAGTTAGCACCCATACGGTCCATTTTGTTAACGAACGCGATACGTGGCACTTTGTATTTGTTAGCCTGACGCCATACGGTTTCAGACTGTGGCTGAACACCACCAACAGCACAGTAAACCATTACCGCGCCATCCAGCACACGCATGGAACGTTCTACTTCGATGGTGAAGTCAACGTGCCCTGGGGTGTCGATGATGTTTACGCGGTGCGGTTCGAACTGCTTGGCCATACCAGACCAGAAGGCAGTAGTCGCTGCAGAAGTGATGGTAATACCACGCTCCTGCTCCTGTTCCATCCAGTCCATGGTGGCAGCGCCGTCATGAACTTCACCGATTTTGTGGTTTACACCGGTGTAGAACAGAATACGTTCGGTAGTGGTGGTTTTACCGGCGTCGATGTGAGCACTGATACCGATGTTACGGTAGCGTGCAATGGGTGTTGTACGAGCCATTTGATTCCTCTATTCCTAGGGCGTTCAAGTTCAGTTAACCCAAGCGGGCCGATTTGACGCGCCCGCTTGGTTAGCATAACTATCGCGTGGTGATTACCAGCGGTAGTGGGCGAACGCCTTGTTGGCTTCGGCCATACGGTGAACGTCTTCACGCTTCTTAACAGCAGAACCTTTGTTCTCTGCTGCGTCAGACAGCTCGTTCGCCAGGCGCAGAGCCATGGATTTATCACCGCGTTTACGTGCAGCATCAACGATCCAACGCATTGCCAGAGCATTACGACGAACCGGGCGGACTTCAACTGGTACCTGATAAGTAGAACCGCCAACGCGACGCGACTTAACTTCTACAGTCGGGCGAACGTTGTCGAGAGCGACTTCGAAAGCTTCCAGGTGATCTTTACCAGAACGCTGAGCCAGGGTCTCCAGCGCGGTATAGACGATTGCTTCTGCAGTAGATTTTTTACCGTCTACCATCAGGATATTTACAAATTTGGCCAGCAGCTCAGATCCGAACTTAGGATCTGGCAGGATTTTACGTTGGCCGATTACGCGACGACGTGGCATGGAAATACTCCGTTGTTAATTCAGGATTGTCCAAAACTCTACGAGTTTATTTTGACATTAAAGTTAAAACGTTTGGCCTTACTTAACGGAGAACCATTAAGCCTTTGGCTTCTTCACGCCGTACTTGGAACGAGCTTGCTTACGGTCTTTAACACCGGAGCAGTCAAGTGCACCACGGACGGTGTGGTAACGCACACCTGGCAAGTCTTTTACACGACCGCCACGGATCAGGATTACGGAGTGTTCCTGCAGGTTGTGGCCTTCGCCACCGATGTAGGAAGTTACTTCGAAACCGTTGGTCAAACGCACACGGCAAACTTTACGCAGTGCGGAGTTTGGTTTTTTCGGGGTAGTGGTATATACGCGGGTGCATACGCCACGTTTCTGCGGGCAGGCTTCCAGCGCTGGAACGTTGCTTTTAGCAGCCTTCACAGAGCGTGGTTTGCGAACCAGCTGGTTAATTGTTGCCATTAAAAAAGCTCCTGGTTTTTGCTTCGTACTAGCTTCGTAAACATGTGATAAATCCCCTCGTATGCACTACTGGCAAAGTACGAGGACGCAGAATTTTATGGCTGACCAGTATGGGTGTCAAGAAATATACAACATCACTCTCATCACCAGGCCATTTGGCTGCGGTGTTGTTCGGTTAATTCAACGAAGTGATTATAGCCGACGACAGTGATTTTGTGCGAAAAATGACCAACCAATCCCCGGGCTTCCAGGTCGTCCTGCAGCGCATAAAGGGATATGGGGGCGGCGAGCAGCAATTCAAGATGAGCGCTGCCGGCAAGGCCTGCCAGCACGCCATCCTGCAGCAGCAATAGCGCGTCGCCCTCCGCCGTCAGGCGCAGCAGCGCAGGCAGGTCACATTGGTTTGGCGAATGGCTCAGGGTATACAGCATCAGAAGATCCTAAAACGTCATCACGGTATCGTAGCCGGCCAGTTCGCGGCGCAGTTCGTCCGGCGCCAGCACCTCGGCGTCCAGCACCCAATCGGTCACCTGGCCCAGCCCGCGCTCCTGCAGCGAAGCCTGGCACAGATAGCACCGTTCCACGTCATACAGCGGCAGCACGCCGAAGGTGGCGATGTAATTGCGCGCCAAAATTTTTTCCGGCTGTTGGCCCGGCAACAGCTGCAGCACGCCGTCACCAACAAAAAACACCCCTAGATCTTCACTGAGCGCCGACGTGGCGAGCAGCGCGTCCAGCCCTTCCCTGCCGCCGGCGCCGCCATGCGGCCCGTGGGTGAAAACAAAAGCGACTCGTTTCATCATATCCTCAGAACTGCACCAGACGGTCGCAACTCAGCGACGCTTCGGCCAGGGAACCCAGCCCGCTCAGGATAAAACCTGGCTGCAGGTTGGCGTTTGCCAGCCCCTGTTGC is part of the Serratia surfactantfaciens genome and encodes:
- the tuf gene encoding elongation factor Tu, which gives rise to MSKEKFERTKPHVNVGTIGHVDHGKTTLTAAITTVLAKTYGGSARAFDQIDNAPEEKARGITINTSHVEYDTPTRHYAHVDCPGHADYVKNMITGAAQMDGAILVVAATDGPMPQTREHILLGRQVGVPFIIVFMNKCDMVDDEELLELVEMEVRELLSAYDFPGDDLPVIRGSALKALEGEAEWEAKIIELAEALDSYIPEPERAIDKPFLLPIEDVFSISGRGTVVTGRVERGIIKVGEEVEIVGIKDTVKSTCTGVEMFRKLLDEGRAGENVGVLLRGIKREDIERGQVLAKPGSIKPHTQFESEVYILSKDEGGRHTPFFKGYRPQFYFRTTDVTGTIELPEGVEMVMPGDNVNMIVTLIHPIAMDDGLRFAIREGGRTVGAGVVAKVIA
- the tusB gene encoding sulfurtransferase complex subunit TusB is translated as MLYTLSHSPNQCDLPALLRLTAEGDALLLLQDGVLAGLAGSAHLELLLAAPISLYALQDDLEARGLVGHFSHKITVVGYNHFVELTEQHRSQMAW
- the rpsL gene encoding 30S ribosomal protein S12; translation: MATINQLVRKPRSVKAAKSNVPALEACPQKRGVCTRVYTTTPKKPNSALRKVCRVRLTNGFEVTSYIGGEGHNLQEHSVILIRGGRVKDLPGVRYHTVRGALDCSGVKDRKQARSKYGVKKPKA
- the rpsG gene encoding 30S ribosomal protein S7, coding for MPRRRVIGQRKILPDPKFGSELLAKFVNILMVDGKKSTAEAIVYTALETLAQRSGKDHLEAFEVALDNVRPTVEVKSRRVGGSTYQVPVEVRPVRRNALAMRWIVDAARKRGDKSMALRLANELSDAAENKGSAVKKREDVHRMAEANKAFAHYRW
- the tusC gene encoding sulfurtransferase complex subunit TusC, whose amino-acid sequence is MKRVAFVFTHGPHGGAGGREGLDALLATSALSEDLGVFFVGDGVLQLLPGQQPEKILARNYIATFGVLPLYDVERCYLCQASLQERGLGQVTDWVLDAEVLAPDELRRELAGYDTVMTF
- the fusA gene encoding elongation factor G, which codes for MARTTPIARYRNIGISAHIDAGKTTTTERILFYTGVNHKIGEVHDGAATMDWMEQEQERGITITSAATTAFWSGMAKQFEPHRVNIIDTPGHVDFTIEVERSMRVLDGAVMVYCAVGGVQPQSETVWRQANKYKVPRIAFVNKMDRMGANFLKVVGQIKSRLGANPVPLQLAIGAEDKFTGVIDLVKMKAINWNEEDAGVTFEYEDVPADMMDLAEEWRQNLIESAAEASEELMEKYLGGEELTEEEIKSALRQRVLNNEIILVTCGSAFKNKGVQAMLDAVIEYLPAPTDVPAINGILDDGKDTPAERHASDDEPFSALAFKIATDPFVGNLTFFRVYSGVVNSGDTVLNSVKAARERFGRIVQMHANKREEIKEVRAGDIAAAIGLKDVTTGDTLCDPDSPIILERMEFPEPVISIAVEPKTKADQEKMGLALGRLAKEDPSFRVWTDEESNQTIIAGMGELHLDIIVDRMKREFNVEANVGKPQVAYREAIRAKITDVEGKHAKQSGGRGQYGHVVIDMYPLEPGSNPKGYEFVNDIKGGVIPGEYIPAVDKGIQEQLKSGPLAGYPVVDMGIRLHFGSYHDVDSSELAFKLAASIAFKEGFKKAKPVLLEPIMKVEVETPEENTGDVIGDLSRRRGMLRGQESEVTGVKIHAEVPLSEMFGYATQLRSLTKGRASYTMEFLKYDDAPNNVAQAVIEARGK